Proteins from one Malaya genurostris strain Urasoe2022 chromosome 2, Malgen_1.1, whole genome shotgun sequence genomic window:
- the LOC131429929 gene encoding elongation factor Ts, mitochondrial isoform X1, whose translation MFRSQLARIVQKGVSIRFYATAEKSALATLRKKTGYTFANCKKALELHSNDLPKAEQWLKEQAQAMGWSKATKLEGRNTTQGLVGVLIRNNIGAMVEINCETDFVARNQSFQKFVQTASTACVKYMEQVEGDANLTKVGLNGEALKQIVMDDGKSLGDHLALMIGTVGENASLNRAICYKAPEAIKLTGYVHPASIEETTLDIPQYGKYGSILAFKNTSPDSNGEVAKKICQHVVGMKPDRIGDKTRDEPAKEKDDETCLIYQEYLADPTYTVGEIMEANNVLVVDFQRFECGEKSKVEDENVRAVN comes from the exons ATGTTTCGAAGTCAGTTGGCTCGCATCGTTCAGAAGGGTGTCAGCATTCGTTTCTATGCAACCGCAGAGAAAAGTGCTTTAGCTACTCTGCGGAAGAAGACAGGATACACATTCGCCAACTGCAAGAAGGCACTAGAACTGCACAGCAATGATCTACCGAAAGCGGAACAATGGTTAAAGGAGCAAGCTCAAGCAATGGGTTGGTCTAAAGCGACCAAGTTGGAAGGTCGAAATACGACACAGGGCCTGGTGGGTGTCCTGATCAGAAACAATATCGGTGCTATGGTGGAGATCAATTGCGAGACGGATTTCGTCGCCAGGAATCAAAGCTTTCAAAAATTTGTTCAGACGGCTTCAACTGCTTGCGTAAAATACATGGAGCAAGTTGAGGGAGATGCCAATTTGACGAAGGTTGGACTGAACGGGGAAGCTCTGAAACAGATCGTGATGGATGATGGCAAATCATTGGGGGATCATTTGGCTCTAATGATTGGTACGGTGGGAGAAAATGCGTCACTGAACAGAGCCATCTGTTACAAAGCACCTGAGGCCATTAAGCTAACGG GTTATGTGCACCCAGCTTCGATCGAGGAGACGACACTGGACATTCCACAGTACGGCAAATATGGTAGCATATTAGCATTTAAAAACACCAGCCCCGACTCCAACGGAGAAGTCgcgaaaaaaatttgccaacacGTGGTTGGAATGAAACCGGATCGGATTGGTGATAAAACCCGAGATGAACCGGCCAAAGAAAAGGACGATGAAACTTGTCTGATTTACCAGGAATATCTTGCGGATCCCACCTACACAGTCGGAGAGATTATGGAAGCGAACAATGTTCTAGTGGTCGATTTTCAACGGTTTGAGTGTGGTGAGAAGTCAAAAGTTGAGGACGAAAATGTGAGGGCTGTGAACTAA
- the LOC131429929 gene encoding uncharacterized protein LOC131429929 isoform X2: MDKPIVLVFSADPSVEPESLITKVRKVPVEQFQEKLSDGHIGFGYHIQTKYYDTDVLFCPWKSTSELDALPEAILNQTEGILIYFDSKDRNFLKRLPDYARFVTDADIEFGILLCSELQEESDEGITYREAKQFCDSLDVIELEPSGQTEDGEAAGVDELIQAMHNFIWSNVDMSRKGENSTGELGLHVGENSVETSTADDERRTEEEVNDFEMLLAQLMQFRTNTSSWTRNERLAYAQEFAEIFDDMIADDE; this comes from the coding sequence ATGGATAAACCAATTGTGCTCGTTTTCTCGGCGGATCCGTCAGTTGAACCGGAATCTCTAATAACTAAAGTACGCAAAGTACCAGTCGAACAATTTCAAGAAAAATTGTCCGATGGCCACATCGGTTTCGGGTACCATATACAGACAAAGTACTACGACACAGATGTTTTGTTTTGTCCGTGGAAGAGCACATCTGAGCTGGATGCACTGCCGGAGGCGATTCTGAATCAGACGGAaggaattttaatttatttcgacTCAAAAGATCGGAACTTTCTGAAAAGATTACCTGATTATGCACGGTTTGTAACGGACGCAGATATTGAGTTTGGAATACTGTTGTGCTCGGAGCTACAGGAGGAAAGTGATGAAGGGATCACCTACCGGGAAGCAAAGCAATTTTGTGATTCGTTGGATGTGATAGAGTTGGAACCGAGTGGCCAAACGGAAGACGGTGAAGCAGCCGGTGTGGATGAATTGATACAGGCTATGCACAATTTCATCTGGTCTAATGTGGATATGAGTCGGAAGGGTGAAAATTCAACGGGAGAGCTGGGACTGCATGTTGGTGAAAATTCTGTTGAAACCTCCACGGCGGACGACGAACGAAGGACCGAGGAGGAAGTTAATGATTTCGAAATGTTACTGGCGCAGTTGATGCAGTTCCGGACAAACACCAGTTCCTGGACGAGAAATGAACGTTTAGCGTATGCGCAGGAGTTTGCTGAAATATTCGATGATATGATAGCAGACGATGAATGA